In one window of Pseudoliparis swirei isolate HS2019 ecotype Mariana Trench chromosome 15, NWPU_hadal_v1, whole genome shotgun sequence DNA:
- the rbm18 gene encoding probable RNA-binding protein 18 isoform X2 translates to MSSSAGTVKNASIMSESVAHDGNRLWIGNIDPKITEYHLVKLLEKFGHVKQFDFLFHKSGPLEGQPRGYCFVNFNTRDEAERAIQCLNGKLALSKKLVVRWAHAQRFEGFRNDKTMPASLEPSSIGGAEDGALTSNHLSTSAKIRAIEAKLQMMEENPEDDYSGPSAYVYNKPPERKRWEPYSKSHHNNQSRPFRKFRR, encoded by the exons ATGTCTTCCTCAGCAGGGACAGTGAAAAATGCCTCCATCATGTCAGAGAGTGTGGCCCATGATGGAAACCGCTTGTGGATCGGCAACATTGATCCCAAAATTACAGA GTATCACCTGGTGAAGTTGTTGGAGAAGTTTGGCCATGTGAAGCAGTTTGACTTCCTGTTCCACAAGTCTGGGCCTTTGGAGGGACAGCCACGGGGCTACTGCTTCGTCAACTTCAACACCAGAGAT GAGGCAGAGCGGGCGATCCAGTGTTTAAATGGGAAGCTGGCTTTGTCCAAGAAGCTGGTCGTGCGCTGGGCGCATGCACAG AGGTTCGAAGGTTTCCGTAACGACAAGACGATGCCTGCGAGCCTGGAGCCGTCGAGCATCGGGGGCGCAGAGGACGGAGCGTTGACTTCCAACCACCTCAG TACAAGTGCTAAAATCCGCGCCATTGAGGCCAAGCTCCAGATGATGGAGGAGAATCCAGAGGATGACTACTCGGGCCCGTCGGCCTACGTTTACAACAAACCGCCAGAGAGGAAGCGCTGGGAGCCGTACTCTAAATCACACCACAACAACCAGAGCCGGCCCTTCCGCAAGTTTAGGAGATGA
- the rbm18 gene encoding probable RNA-binding protein 18 isoform X1, translated as MSSSAGTVKNASIMSESVAHDGNRLWIGNIDPKITEYHLVKLLEKFGHVKQFDFLFHKSGPLEGQPRGYCFVNFNTRDEAERAIQCLNGKLALSKKLVVRWAHAQVRRFEGFRNDKTMPASLEPSSIGGAEDGALTSNHLSTSAKIRAIEAKLQMMEENPEDDYSGPSAYVYNKPPERKRWEPYSKSHHNNQSRPFRKFRR; from the exons ATGTCTTCCTCAGCAGGGACAGTGAAAAATGCCTCCATCATGTCAGAGAGTGTGGCCCATGATGGAAACCGCTTGTGGATCGGCAACATTGATCCCAAAATTACAGA GTATCACCTGGTGAAGTTGTTGGAGAAGTTTGGCCATGTGAAGCAGTTTGACTTCCTGTTCCACAAGTCTGGGCCTTTGGAGGGACAGCCACGGGGCTACTGCTTCGTCAACTTCAACACCAGAGAT GAGGCAGAGCGGGCGATCCAGTGTTTAAATGGGAAGCTGGCTTTGTCCAAGAAGCTGGTCGTGCGCTGGGCGCATGCACAGGTGAGG AGGTTCGAAGGTTTCCGTAACGACAAGACGATGCCTGCGAGCCTGGAGCCGTCGAGCATCGGGGGCGCAGAGGACGGAGCGTTGACTTCCAACCACCTCAG TACAAGTGCTAAAATCCGCGCCATTGAGGCCAAGCTCCAGATGATGGAGGAGAATCCAGAGGATGACTACTCGGGCCCGTCGGCCTACGTTTACAACAAACCGCCAGAGAGGAAGCGCTGGGAGCCGTACTCTAAATCACACCACAACAACCAGAGCCGGCCCTTCCGCAAGTTTAGGAGATGA
- the lhx6a gene encoding LIM/homeobox protein Lhx6 — MYWKNEVLSPLSEGNNILSEGIPTKKVISTEHQGAPGVSRCSVDSKHAPMSHSDGESQRSNMEREDTRSSPSTPSTPSGCSPTSTISSVPSIGKNVCTSCGQEIADRYLLKVNNLIWHVRCLECSVCRTSLRQHSSCYIKNKEIFCKMDYFSRFGTKCARCGRQIYASDWVRRARGNAFHLACFACYSCKRQLSTGEEFGLVEEKVLCRIHYDTMVENLKRAAESGNGITLEGAVPTEQDSQPKPSKRARTSFTAEQLQIMQSQFAQDNNPDAQTLQKLADMTGLSRRVIQVWFQNCRARHKKHTPQHGGAPPGHLQSRIPSSLPDELHYSPFGSPERARMVALHGYIDSHPFSMLTSQSLPHQAMSLPQLPLSR, encoded by the exons ATGTACTGGAAAAATGAAGTTTTGTCCCCTCTCTCAGAGGGAAATAATATTCTGTCCGAAGGAATTCCCACGAAGAAG GTGATCTCCACGGAGCATCAGGGCGCACCGGGAGTCTCGCGCTGCAGTGTGGACTCTAAGCACGCGCCAATG TCTCACTCGGACGGAGAATCCCAGCGGTCCAACATGGAGCGGGAGGACACTCGCTCGTCCCCCAGCACTCCGTCCACCCCCTCCGGGTGCTCGCCGACGTCGACCATCAGCTCGGTGCCGTCCATCGGCAAGAACGTGTGCACGAGCTGCGGTCAGGAGATCGCGGACCGATACTTGCTGAAG GTGAACAACCTGATCTGGCACGTGCGCTGTCTGGAGTGCTCCGTGTGCAGGACGTCGCTGCGTCAGCACAGCAGCTGCTACATCAAAAACAAAGAGATCTTCTGTAAAATGGATTATTTCAG TCGGTTTGGTACTAAGTGTGCCCGCTGTGGGCGGCAGATATACGCCAGCGACTGGGTGCGCCGCGCGAGGGGGAACGCTTTCCACTTGGCTTGTTTTGCGTGCTACTCGTGTAAGAGGCAGTTGTCCACGGGAGAGGAGTTTGGCTTGGTGGAGGAGAAGGTCCTGTGTAGGATCCACTACGACACCATGGTGGAGAACCTCAAACGAGCAGCTGAGAGTG gcAATGGCATCACATTAGAAGGAGCAGTTCCAACGGAACAAGACAGTCAGCCCAAACCGTCCAAAAGGGCTCGGACATCCTTCACCGCGGAACAGctacag ATCATGCAATCTCAGTTTGCCCAAGATAACAATCCAGATGCCCAGACGCTACAGAAACTAGCCGACATGACCGGCCTCAGCAGGAGAGTTATACAG GTGTGGTTTCAAAACTGCAGAGCAAGACACAAAAAGCACACGCCCCAGCACGGTGGGGCTCCCCCAGGTCACCTCCAGTCCAGGATACCCTCGTCTCTGCCCGATGAGCTGCATTACTCCCCCTTTGGAAGTCCTGAGCGGGCGCGCATGGTGGCCCTTCACGGGTATATCGACA GTCATCCCTTCTCCATGCTGACCTCTCAGAGTCTCCCTCACCAGGCCATGTCGCTGCCCCAGCTCCCCCTCAGCCGCTAG